A single genomic interval of uncultured Desulfobacter sp. harbors:
- a CDS encoding AAA family ATPase, with protein sequence MIANRFAELIRKVWKKTGKSVVILVDEYDKPILDHIDNTAKAEEMRDGLKNVYSVIKDSDRYIRFCFITGVSKFSRVSIFSDLNNLEDISMQPEMGTICGYTEKELTGTFHERLDWVNIDTLREWYNGYSFLGKERVYNPFDVLLFLKNRQYGNFWFESATPTFLIRLLQQNRFYLPHLEGIDVNESVISSYSIDQLTAETVLFQSGYLTIDTVMQVGPRRVFRLSFPNQEVKLSFTDAILAGYAPGIQAMAGFQNNLYRALESRDMDSVQQIFKSFFSSIPYEWYTAGNLDRYEGYYASVVYAFLASLGFDLHPEESASHGRADLVLKIDQTVYVMEFKVVEILGDGKKAIDQIREKGYHDSYIQAGKNVILVGIDFSKKERNIVGFAFETA encoded by the coding sequence TTGATTGCCAATCGGTTTGCTGAACTGATTCGGAAGGTCTGGAAAAAAACCGGCAAATCCGTTGTGATCCTTGTGGATGAATATGACAAACCCATCCTGGACCACATTGATAATACAGCCAAAGCCGAAGAGATGCGGGACGGTCTTAAAAATGTTTACTCTGTCATCAAAGACAGCGACCGGTATATCCGGTTCTGCTTCATCACCGGGGTGAGTAAATTCAGCCGAGTCAGTATTTTCAGTGATCTGAACAATCTTGAAGATATCAGCATGCAGCCTGAAATGGGAACAATTTGCGGCTATACGGAAAAGGAACTGACCGGAACCTTCCACGAACGCCTTGACTGGGTCAATATAGACACTCTGCGGGAATGGTACAATGGTTACTCCTTTTTGGGAAAAGAACGGGTTTACAATCCCTTTGATGTATTGTTATTTCTAAAAAACAGACAGTATGGCAATTTTTGGTTTGAAAGCGCTACCCCCACGTTTCTGATCAGGCTGCTGCAGCAGAATCGCTTCTATCTGCCGCACCTGGAAGGAATTGACGTTAATGAATCGGTCATTTCATCCTATTCGATTGATCAATTGACTGCAGAAACCGTTTTGTTTCAAAGCGGCTATTTAACCATTGACACCGTGATGCAGGTAGGACCCCGGCGGGTGTTTCGCCTCAGCTTCCCCAATCAGGAAGTAAAACTGAGTTTCACCGATGCCATACTTGCCGGTTATGCGCCAGGCATACAGGCGATGGCTGGTTTTCAAAACAACCTGTATCGTGCCTTGGAATCACGGGACATGGACAGCGTGCAGCAGATTTTTAAATCTTTTTTTTCATCAATTCCCTATGAGTGGTACACAGCAGGAAACTTGGACAGATACGAAGGTTATTATGCGTCAGTCGTGTATGCGTTCCTGGCCTCCCTTGGATTTGATCTTCATCCGGAGGAAAGCGCCAGCCATGGCCGTGCCGACCTGGTGCTGAAAATAGATCAGACAGTATATGTAATGGAGTTCAAGGTGGTGGAGATTCTGGGAGACGGCAAAAAAGCCATAGATCAAATCCGGGAAAAAGGATACCATGATTCATATATTCAGGCAGGAAAGAATGTGATTCTGGTGGGAATCGACTTTTCAAAAAAAGAGCGCAACATTGTGGGATTTGCCTTTGAAACGGCCTGA
- a CDS encoding type II toxin-antitoxin system PemK/MazF family toxin, giving the protein MVIRKGSVYWVDFSPAKGSEPMGKRPGLVLQNDLLNDSKLNTVIVAAITSTLKFGELPGNVSLHKGEANLPRRSVINMTQIKTVDKLSLKEKIGTLSKERLAQVYEGMKLVMDIP; this is encoded by the coding sequence ATGGTAATCCGGAAAGGCTCTGTTTACTGGGTAGATTTCTCTCCGGCCAAGGGATCTGAGCCCATGGGTAAACGCCCTGGGCTTGTGCTGCAAAACGACCTGCTGAACGACAGCAAATTGAATACAGTTATCGTAGCAGCAATCACCTCTACTTTAAAATTTGGTGAATTGCCGGGCAACGTAAGTCTTCACAAAGGCGAGGCCAATTTACCCAGACGCTCTGTGATCAACATGACGCAGATAAAAACGGTGGATAAACTCAGCCTGAAGGAAAAAATTGGAACTCTTTCAAAAGAAAGACTTGCCCAGGTTTACGAAGGCATGAAACTTGTTATGGATATTCCGTAG
- a CDS encoding GDP-mannose 4,6-dehydratase gives MKHLLVTGGAGFIGTNIVGTHTLLKAAKKLWLDAGKTEYRFHHISTDEVYGTLRPNDPPFTELPPYAPNSPAAKNIHPNNPDHTC, from the coding sequence ATGAAGCACCTTCTCGTAACAGGCGGCGCCGGCTTCATCGGCACCAACATCGTCGGCACCCATACCCTGCTCAAAGCCGCCAAAAAACTATGGCTGGACGCCGGAAAAACAGAATACCGGTTTCACCATATATCAACAGACGAGGTATATGGCACATTAAGGCCCAATGATCCTCCCTTTACCGAATTACCCCCCTATGCGCCAAACTCACCTGCAGCAAAAAATATCCATCCCAATAACCCTGATCACACATGTTAA
- the rfbD gene encoding dTDP-4-dehydrorhamnose reductase gives MKVLLLGANGQLGWELKRTCPQDIILTTCDYPKVDFLSTTSITTCIETARPDWIINAAAYTAVDKAEEEKETAERINHTAVREIAGLCRQNNIRLIQISTDFVFNGKAHRPYLPQDTPDPISTYGKTKLKGEQAALEILKDDAAIIRTAWLYSSHGANFVKSMLNFFETKPELNIIDEQIGTPTWANGLAQAVWQAIDKNLTGIHHFTDAGIASWYDFATAIQEEALSLNLTQKEIPINPIPASQYPTPAERPFYSVLDKTSLWQTLDLKPVHWRKQLRSMLKELK, from the coding sequence ATGAAAGTACTGCTGCTCGGCGCCAACGGTCAACTCGGCTGGGAACTGAAACGAACCTGCCCCCAGGATATCATCCTGACCACATGCGATTACCCCAAGGTCGATTTTTTAAGCACCACCAGTATCACCACATGTATTGAAACGGCTCGACCCGACTGGATCATCAATGCTGCAGCCTACACCGCAGTGGACAAAGCCGAAGAAGAAAAAGAAACTGCAGAGCGCATCAATCACACAGCCGTAAGAGAGATCGCCGGACTCTGCCGCCAAAACAATATCCGCCTCATCCAGATCTCCACGGATTTTGTGTTCAACGGAAAGGCCCACCGCCCATACCTCCCCCAGGACACCCCAGACCCCATTTCCACATACGGAAAAACCAAACTAAAGGGCGAGCAGGCCGCCCTTGAGATTCTCAAAGATGATGCAGCAATCATCAGAACCGCATGGCTTTATTCCTCCCACGGGGCCAACTTCGTTAAAAGCATGCTGAATTTTTTCGAGACCAAGCCGGAACTCAACATCATAGATGAACAGATCGGCACCCCGACCTGGGCCAACGGCCTGGCCCAGGCCGTATGGCAGGCCATAGATAAAAACCTAACCGGCATCCATCACTTTACAGATGCCGGCATCGCATCCTGGTACGATTTTGCCACAGCCATCCAGGAGGAGGCCTTAAGCCTGAACCTCACCCAAAAAGAAATCCCCATCAACCCCATACCGGCAAGTCAGTACCCAACCCCTGCCGAAAGACCCTTTTACAGCGTCCTGGATAAAACATCCCTGTGGCAGACCCTGGATTTAAAACCTGTCCACTGGCGCAAACAGCTTCGATCCATGTTAAAGGAACTAAAATGA
- the rfbC gene encoding dTDP-4-dehydrorhamnose 3,5-epimerase encodes MKYTPLSIPDIVLMEPEVFGDHRGYFMETFRQDDFSKNVGPYTFVQDNHSKSTKGILRGLHYQIKQPQGKLVRVTSGRVFDVAVDIRKSSPWFGKWVGETLSAENKSMLWIPPGFAHGFYVLSDEAEFTYKCTDYYAPEHERSILWNDPEIAINWPIDADPVLSPKDEKGLPFGSAEVFK; translated from the coding sequence ATGAAATATACACCTTTATCCATACCCGATATCGTCCTGATGGAACCTGAAGTTTTCGGAGACCACCGCGGTTACTTTATGGAAACCTTCCGCCAGGATGATTTTAGTAAAAATGTCGGCCCCTATACCTTTGTCCAGGACAACCACAGCAAATCAACAAAAGGCATACTCAGGGGGCTTCACTACCAGATCAAACAACCCCAGGGAAAGCTGGTCCGGGTAACATCAGGGCGCGTTTTTGATGTGGCTGTGGATATCCGTAAATCCTCACCATGGTTTGGCAAATGGGTAGGTGAAACCCTCTCAGCCGAAAATAAATCCATGCTCTGGATTCCCCCGGGATTTGCCCATGGATTCTACGTGCTCAGTGACGAAGCGGAGTTTACATACAAATGCACCGACTATTATGCACCAGAACACGAGCGGAGCATTCTTTGGAACGATCCGGAAATTGCCATCAACTGGCCCATAGATGCAGACCCCGTCCTTTCACCAAAAGATGAAAAGGGGCTGCCCTTTGGTTCGGCAGAGGTTTTCAAATGA
- the rfbA gene encoding glucose-1-phosphate thymidylyltransferase RfbA: MRKGIILAGGSGTRLYPLTYSVSKQLMAVYDKPMIYYPLSTLMLSGITDILIITTPGDLDNFKHLLGDGSQWGLTLQYAVQPSPDGLAQAFIIGEDFIQSDPVTLILGDNIFYGEGLSERLQSIAKQKKGATIFGYYVKDPQRYGVAGFDENGIVTSLEEKPEIPKSNYAVTGLYFYDNNVIDIAKQIKPSPRGELEITDVNNVYLKQGILNVELFSRGTAWLDTGTHESLLDASTFIKVVEDRQGLKIACIEEIAFRMGLIDSQHLAKLAEPMKKNNYGKYLLDLIK, translated from the coding sequence ATGCGTAAAGGTATCATATTGGCAGGAGGATCAGGCACTCGCTTGTATCCTCTTACTTATTCAGTGAGTAAACAGCTGATGGCGGTATACGACAAACCCATGATATACTATCCCCTGTCAACACTAATGCTGTCCGGCATCACAGACATCCTCATTATCACGACGCCAGGCGATCTTGATAATTTTAAGCATCTTCTTGGAGACGGTTCCCAATGGGGACTGACCCTTCAATATGCCGTACAACCCTCCCCGGACGGCCTGGCCCAGGCCTTTATCATCGGCGAAGACTTTATTCAGTCCGATCCGGTTACCCTGATACTGGGTGATAATATTTTCTACGGGGAAGGCCTGTCCGAACGCCTGCAAAGCATCGCAAAGCAGAAGAAAGGCGCAACCATTTTCGGATATTATGTAAAAGATCCACAACGATACGGCGTTGCAGGATTTGATGAAAACGGCATTGTCACCAGCCTTGAAGAAAAACCGGAAATCCCCAAATCCAACTATGCGGTTACCGGTCTCTATTTTTATGACAACAATGTCATTGATATTGCCAAACAGATTAAGCCTTCCCCGCGTGGAGAGCTTGAAATCACAGATGTGAACAATGTATACCTCAAACAGGGGATTTTAAATGTCGAACTTTTCAGCCGGGGAACAGCCTGGCTGGACACCGGCACCCACGAATCCCTCCTGGATGCATCAACCTTTATAAAGGTAGTTGAAGACCGGCAGGGGCTTAAAATTGCCTGCATCGAAGAAATTGCATTCCGGATGGGACTGATCGACAGCCAACATCTGGCAAAACTGGCTGAACCAATGAAGAAAAACAATTACGGAAAATATCTTTTAGACCTTATTAAGTAA